The following are from one region of the Saccharomyces cerevisiae S288C chromosome I, complete sequence genome:
- the FLO1 gene encoding flocculin FLO1 (Lectin-like protein involved in flocculation; cell wall protein that binds mannose chains on the surface of other cells, confers floc-forming ability that is chymotrypsin sensitive and heat resistant; important for co-flocculation with other yeasts, mediating interaction with specific species; FLO1 has a paralog, FLO5, that arose from a segmental duplication), whose translation MTMPHRYMFLAVFTLLALTSVASGATEACLPAGQRKSGMNINFYQYSLKDSSTYSNAAYMAYGYASKTKLGSVGGQTDISIDYNIPCVSSSGTFPCPQEDSYGNWGCKGMGACSNSQGIAYWSTDLFGFYTTPTNVTLEMTGYFLPPQTGSYTFKFATVDDSAILSVGGATAFNCCAQQQPPITSTNFTIDGIKPWGGSLPPNIEGTVYMYAGYYYPMKVVYSNAVSWGTLPISVTLPDGTTVSDDFEGYVYSFDDDLSQSNCTVPDPSNYAVSTTTTTTEPWTGTFTSTSTEMTTVTGTNGVPTDETVIVIRTPTTASTIITTTEPWNSTFTSTSTELTTVTGTNGVRTDETIIVIRTPTTATTAITTTEPWNSTFTSTSTELTTVTGTNGLPTDETIIVIRTPTTATTAMTTTQPWNDTFTSTSTELTTVTGTNGLPTDETIIVIRTPTTATTAMTTTQPWNDTFTSTSTELTTVTGTNGLPTDETIIVIRTPTTATTAMTTTQPWNDTFTSTSTEITTVTGTNGLPTDETIIVIRTPTTATTAMTTPQPWNDTFTSTSTEMTTVTGTNGLPTDETIIVIRTPTTATTAITTTEPWNSTFTSTSTEMTTVTGTNGLPTDETIIVIRTPTTATTAITTTQPWNDTFTSTSTEMTTVTGTNGLPTDETIIVIRTPTTATTAMTTTQPWNDTFTSTSTEITTVTGTTGLPTDETIIVIRTPTTATTAMTTTQPWNDTFTSTSTEMTTVTGTNGVPTDETVIVIRTPTSEGLISTTTEPWTGTFTSTSTEMTTVTGTNGQPTDETVIVIRTPTSEGLVTTTTEPWTGTFTSTSTEMTTITGTNGVPTDETVIVIRTPTSEGLISTTTEPWTGTFTSTSTEMTTITGTNGQPTDETVIVIRTPTSEGLISTTTEPWTGTFTSTSTEMTHVTGTNGVPTDETVIVIRTPTSEGLISTTTEPWTGTFTSTSTEVTTITGTNGQPTDETVIVIRTPTSEGLISTTTEPWTGTFTSTSTEMTTVTGTNGQPTDETVIVIRTPTSEGLVTTTTEPWTGTFTSTSTEMSTVTGTNGLPTDETVIVVKTPTTAISSSLSSSSSGQITSSITSSRPIITPFYPSNGTSVISSSVISSSVTSSLFTSSPVISSSVISSSTTTSTSIFSESSKSSVIPTSSSTSGSSESETSSAGSVSSSSFISSESSKSPTYSSSSLPLVTSATTSQETASSLPPATTTKTSEQTTLVTVTSCESHVCTESISPAIVSTATVTVSGVTTEYTTWCPISTTETTKQTKGTTEQTTETTKQTTVVTISSCESDVCSKTASPAIVSTSTATINGVTTEYTTWCPISTTESRQQTTLVTVTSCESGVCSETASPAIVSTATATVNDVVTVYPTWRPQTANEESVSSKMNSATGETTTNTLAAETTTNTVAAETITNTGAAETKTVVTSSLSRSNHAETQTASATDVIGHSSSVVSVSETGNTKSLTSSGLSTMSQQPRSTPASSMVGYSTASLEISTYAGSANSLLAGSGLSVFIASLLLAII comes from the coding sequence ATGACAATGCCTCATCGCTATATGTTTTTGGCAGTCTTTACACTTCTGGCACTAACTAGTGTGGCCTCAGGAGCCACAGAGGCGTGCTTACCAGCAGGCCAGAGGAAAAGTGGGatgaatataaatttttaccaGTATTCATTGAAAGATTCCTCCACATATTCGAATGCAGCATATATGGCTTATGGATATGCCTCAAAAACCAAACTAGGTTCTGTCGGAGGACAAACTGATATCTCGATTGATTATAATATTCCCTGTGTTAGTTCATCAGGCACATTTCCTTGTCCTCAAGAAGATTCCTATGGAAACTGGGGATGCAAAGGAATGGGTGCTTGTTCTAATAGTCAAGGAATTGCATACTGGAGTACTGATTTATTTGGTTTCTATACTACCCCAACAAACGTAACCCTAGAAATGACAGGTTATTTTTTACCACCACAGACGGGTTCTTACACATTCAAGTTTGCTACAGTTGACGACTCTGCAATTCTATCAGTAGGTGGTGCAACCGCGTTCAACTGTTGTGCTCAACAGCAACCGCCGATCACATCAACGAACTTTACCATTGACGGTATCAAGCCATGGGGTGGAAGTTTGCCACCTAATATCGAAGGAACCGTCTATATGTACGCTGGCTACTATTATCCAATGAAGGTTGTTTACTCGAACGCTGTTTCTTGGGGTACACTTCCAATTAGTGTGACACTTCCAGATGGTACCACTGTAAGTGATGACTTCGAAGGGTACGTCTATTCCTTTGACGATGACCTAAGTCAATCTAACTGTACTGTCCCTGACCCTTCAAATTATGCTGTCAGTACCACTACAACTACAACGGAACCATGGACCGGTACTTTCACTTCTACATCTACTGAAATGACCACCGTCACCGGTACCAACGGCGTTCCAACTGACGAAACCgtcattgtcatcagaaCTCCAACAACTGCTAGCACCATCATAACTACAACTGAGCCATGGAACAGCACTTTTACCTCTACTTCTACCGAATTGACCACAGTCACTGGCACCAATGGTGTACGAACTGACGAAACCATCATTGTAATCAGaacaccaacaacagcCACTACTGCCATAACTACAACTGAGCCATGGAACAGCACTTTTACCTCTACTTCTACCGAATTGACCACAGTCACCGGTACCAATGGTTTGCCAACTGATGAGaccatcattgtcatcagaacaccaacaacagcCACTACTGCCATGACTACAACTCAGCCATGGAACGACACTTTTACCTCTACTTCTACCGAATTGACCACAGTCACCGGTACCAATGGTTTGCCAACTGATGAGaccatcattgtcatcagaacaccaacaacagcCACTACTGCCATGACTACAACTCAGCCATGGAACGACACTTTTACCTCTACTTCTACCGAATTGACCACAGTCACCGGTACCAATGGTTTGCCAACTGATGAGaccatcattgtcatcagaacaccaacaacagcCACTACTGCCATGACTACAACTCAGCCATGGAACGACACTTTTACCTCTACATCCACTGAAATCACCACCGTCACCGGTACCAATGGTTTGCCAACTGATGAGaccatcattgtcatcagaacaccaacaacagcCACTACTGCCATGACTACACCTCAGCCATGGAACGACACTTTTACCTCTACATCCACTGAAATGACCACCGTCACCGGTACCAACGGTTTGCCAACTGATGAAaccatcattgtcatcagaacaccaacaacagcCACTACTGCCATAACTACAACTGAGCCATGGAACAGCACTTTTACCTCTACATCCACTGAAATGACCACCGTCACCGGTACCAACGGTTTGCCAACTGATGAAaccatcattgtcatcagaacaccaacaacagcCACTACTGCCATAACTACAACTCAGCCATGGAACGACACTTTTACCTCTACATCCACTGAAATGACCACCGTCACCGGTACCAACGGTTTGCCAACTGATGAAaccatcattgtcatcagaacaccaacaacagcCACTACTGCCATGACTACAACTCAGCCATGGAACGACACTTTTACCTCTACATCCACTGAAATCACCACCGTCACCGGTACCACCGGTTTGCCAACTGATGAGaccatcattgtcatcagaacaccaacaacagcCACTACTGCCATGACTACAACTCAGCCATGGAACGACACTTTTACCTCTACATCCACTGAAATGACCACCGTCACCGGTACCAACGGCGTTCCAACTGACGAAACCgtcattgtcatcagaaCTCCAACTAGTGAAGGTCTAATCAGCACCACCACTGAACCATGGACTGGTACTTTCACCTCTACATCCACTGAGATGACCACCGTCACCGGTACTAACGGTCAACCAACTGACGAAACCGTGATTGTTATCAGAACTCCAACCAGTGAAGGTTTGGTTACAACCACCACTGAACCATGGACTGGTACTTTTACTTCTACATCTACTGAAATGACCACCATTACTGGAACCAACGGCGTTCCAACTGACGAAACCgtcattgtcatcagaaCTCCAACCAGTGAAGGTCTAATCAGCACCACCACTGAACCATGGACTGGTACTTTTACTTCTACATCTACTGAAATGACCACCATTACTGGAACCAATGGTCAACCAACTGACGAAACCGTTATTGTTATCAGAACTCCAACTAGTGAAGGTCTAATCAGCACTACAACGGAACCATGGACCGGTACTTTCACTTCTACATCTACTGAAATGACGCACGTCACCGGTACCAACGGCGTTCCAACTGACGAAACCgtcattgtcatcagaaCTCCAACCAGTGAAGGTCTAATCAGCACCACCACTGAACCATGGACTGGCACTTTCACTTCGACTTCCACTGAGGTTACCACCATCACTGGAACCAACGGTCAACCAACTGACGAAACTGTGATTGTTATCAGAACTCCAACCAGTGAAGGTCTAATCAGCACCACCACTGAACCATGGACTGGTACTTTCACTTCTACATCTACTGAAATGACCACCGTCACCGGTACTAACGGTCAACCAACTGACGAAACCGTGATTGTTATCAGAACTCCAACCAGTGAAGGTTTGGTTACAACCACCACTGAACCATGGACTGGTACTTTTACTTCGACTTCCACTGAAATGTCTACTGTCACTGGAACCAATGGCTTGCCAACTGATGAAACTGTCATTGTTGTCAAAACTCCAACTACTGCCATCTCATCCAGtttgtcatcatcatcttcaggACAAATCACCAGCTCTATCACGTCTTCGCGTCCAATTATTACCCCATTCTATCCTAGCAATGGAACTTCTGTGATTTCTTCCTCAGTaatttcttcctcagtCACTTCTTCTCTATTCACTTCTTCTCCAGTCATTTCTTCCTCAgtcatttcttcttctacaaCAACCTCCACTTCTATATTTTCTGAATCATCTAAATCATCCGTCATTCCAACCAGTAGTTCCACCTCTGGTTCTTCTGAGAGCGAAACGAGTTCAGCTGGTTCTgtctcttcttcctcttttatCTCTTCTGAATCATCAAAATCTCCTacatattcttcttcatcattacCACTTGTTACCAGTGCGACAACAAGCCAGGAAACTGCTTCTTCATTACCACCTGCTACCACTACAAAAACGAGCGAACAAACCACTTTGGTTACCGTGACATCCTGCGAGTCTCATGTGTGCACTGAATCCATCTCCCCTGCGATTGTTTCCACAGCTACTGTTACTGTTAGCGGCGTCACAACAGAGTATACCACATGGTGCCCTATTTCTACTACAGAGACAACAAAGCAAACCAAAGGGACAACAGAGCAAACCAcagaaacaacaaaacaaaCCACGGTAGTtacaatttcttcttgtgaATCTGACGTATGCTCTAAGACTGCTTCTCCAGCCATTGTATCTACAAGCACTGCTACTATTAACGGCGTTACTACAGAATACACAACATGGTGTCCTATTTCCACCACAGAATCGAGGCAACAAACAACGCTAGTTACTGTTACTTCCTGCGAATCTGGTGTGTGTTCCGAAACTGCTTCACCTGCCATTGTTTCGACGGCCACGGCTACTGTGAATGATGTTGTTACGGTCTATCCTACATGGAGGCCACAGACTGCGAATGAAGAGTCTGTCAGCTCTAAAATGAACAGTGCTACCGGTGAGACAACAACCAATACTTTAGCTGCTGAAACGACTACCAATACTGTAGCTGCTGAGACGATTACCAATACTGGAGCTGCTGAGACGAAAACAGTAGTCACCTCTTCGCTTTCAAGATCTAATCACGCTGAAACACAGACGGCTTCCGCGACCGATGTGATTGGTCACAGCAGTAGTGTTGTTTCTGTATCCGAAACTGGCAACACCAAGAGTCTAACAAGTTCCGGGTTGAGTACTATGTCGCAACAGCCTCGTAGCACACCAGCAAGCAGCATGGTAGGATATAGTACAGCTTctttagaaatttcaacGTATGCTGGCAGTGCCAACAGCTTACTGGCCGGTAGTGGTTTAAGTGTCTTCATTGCGTCCTTATTGCTGGcaattatttaa
- a CDS encoding uncharacterized protein (Pseudogenic fragment with similarity to flocculins; YAR064W has a paralog, YHR213W-B, that arose from a segmental duplication) encodes MLIDFCCSYIAGTHGRERAPSFTGTFVSHVSGENNCRPRRSEITQPCASGTEKKHFAATEKPCTNSLEGSRKDFLSLPLGHSYLFLFCFWRMICSEPKL; translated from the coding sequence ATGTTGATTGATTTTTGCTGTAGTTATATAGCAGGGACCCACGGAAGAGAGCGAGCGCCTTCTTTCACAGGGACTTTTGTCAGCCACGTCTCCGGGGAAAACAATTGCCGTCCGCGTCGCAGTGAGATTACGCAGCCGTGCGCTTCAGGGACAGAAAAGAAGCATTTCGCGGCTACGGAGAAACCGTGCACTAACTCTCTCGAGGGTAGCCGCAAAGATTTCTTGTCTCTTCCATTAGGACATAgctatctttttcttttctgtttttgGCGTATGATCTGTTCTGAGCCAAAGTTATAG
- a CDS encoding uncharacterized protein (Putative GPI protein; SWAT-GFP and mCherry fusion proteins localize to the endoplasmic reticulum and vacuole respectively; YAR066W has a paralog, YHR214W, that arose from a segmental duplication) — protein MFNRFNKFQAAVALALLSRGALGDSYTNSTSSADLSSITSVSSASASATASDSLSSSDGTVYLPSTTISGDLTVTGKVIATEAVEVAAGGKLTLLDGEKYVFSSDLKVHGDLVVEKSEASYEGTAFDVSGETFEVSGNFSAEETGAVSASIYSFTPSSFKSSGDISLSLSKAKKGEVTFSPYSNAGTFSLSNAILNGGSVSGL, from the coding sequence atgtTCAATCGTTTTAACAAATTCCAAGCTGCTGTCGCTTTGGCCCTACTCTCTCGCGGCGCTCTCGGTGACTCTTACACCAATAGCACCTCCTCCGCAGACTTGAGTTCTATCACTTCCGTCTCGTCAGCTAGTGCAAGTGCCACCGCTTCCGACTCACTTTCTTCCAGTGACGGTACCGTTTATTTGCCATCCACAACAATTAGCGGTGATCTCACAGTTACTGGTAAAGTAATTGCAACCGAGGCCGTGGAAGTCGCTGCCGGTGGTAAGTTGACTTTACTTGACGGTGAAAAATACGTCTTCTCATCTGATCTAAAAGTTCACGGTGATTTGGTTGTCGAAAAGTCTGAAGCAAGCTACGAAGGTACCGCGTTCGACGTTTCTGGTGAGACTTTTGAAGTTTCCGGTAACTTCAGTGCTGAAGAAACTGGCGCTGTCTCCGCATCTATCTATTCATTCACACCTAGCTCGTTCAAGAGCAGCGGTGACATTTCTTTGAGTTTGTCAAAGGCCAAGAAGGGTGAAGTCACCTTTTCTCCATACTCTAACGCTGGtaccttttctttgtcaaATGCTATTCTCAACGGTGGTTCTGTTTCCGGTTTGTAA